DNA from Alnus glutinosa chromosome 2, dhAlnGlut1.1, whole genome shotgun sequence:
GCCCTAGCCGACATTGTCGAATCCTGCATAGGGGCGGTTTTCATTGACAGCGACTCCTCAATGGACATTGTGTGGACGGTATTTACCTTTCACTCTcatgttttttttatcttcaattttaggcaaaatatttttaattcttttaaaaaataaaatggtaaaTTGGAGTTTCCCTACCCAATGTAGACATCCTATTTGTACTTACACTAATAAACTATGACTCGGTGCAACTTGAATCTATAGAGAGGGATGGAATCAAGATTTTTACGTGGGTCCGAATCtacgtaaatatatatataatctcttTATGTGagtaaaataaaagcataattGTATAAGCATACAAGCCAGCATACACGTAAAATAAAAGCATAtaagtcttaaatttaattttatactaATTCATGATTGTATATAAAAGTTTCATGTCTATAAAATCAAGAACTTTTCTTTCGAATACAAACGTTTTTTAGTTTGCTATAGATATGTACAAAAGAAATAACAACTTGGCATCTCCTTCGAGTTATGCTTGACGAAGGTCTTTCGTGCAGGGACGGAGAAAGGGAAGGCTGGTATATATAGGCCAtacccgcccccccccccccccccctcaattCTTAAACTAAAacctttttttgttaaaaaaaaaaaaaaattattagcttATTGGCCCttataaacaaatttttttggcctttgACCCCTATCCATAATAGTTTCTAGCTCCGTCTCTGCTTTCATGAAATAAAATTCATCTACTATCATCTATGTGGTGAAATCTTAATTTCTTTAGAAAGCTACATCTAGGGGTGCAAAAAAGTCATCCTTATCATGGCCATAGTCTAaaaaaccatgattttatacAGACTTTAAAAGAATTTAGGGTTGCCAAGGACTTCCCACCTATTAAGGCAGGTCCGCCCCGGTCTATAAACTATCAAAATATTTCGAGTTGCACCCTAATTTTCAAGTCAAATTTTGGCCGTTATTTTGGATAGAAAACATCTCGTAATAGGTCCGAATTGCACTAAGTTAAAGCTGATATAAGGCTGATAATTTGTGGGAGAAAAATGTTACTCATCGAGATATTTTGTTTGAATGATTTTTAGATATTCGAAATTAATGAGATAGTAATTAccttataaataaacaaagaacaCTTCTGATATATATACAATgatcataattattaattaccatataaataaatgtagcttttatatatatatatcttcgcAACAGGTGGTTAAGACTTTGTTGGAGCCCATCATAACTCCGGCAACCATCGGAACACACCCTGTCACGAGGCTTTACCAGTTCTGCCAGAAGAGAAATTTGGCAGTGAAGTTTGTAGACCTATGGAAGGAGTGTACGGCCTTCGATGTTCTCATAGATGGTCAGCACGTGGGAAGAGGTGTCTGCGGCCTCAAGAAGGAGATCGCGTGTAATAGAGCTGCCAAAAATGCGATGGACAACATCGACAGAATATTCCGTGACAAAGATCTTTTTCAAGATCATGAGTGCGTGAATGACAACAACGTCGAGCTATCTGAAGAGTGATGCTGATCATATGACagtgttaattaatttttgtttttttttattattattattaatgtatTTTTGGTCCAAGTGGTTTAGAGTTTTGACAAATAgctcttttttagtttttaaaagtgATTAACCACTCAATTTCTGGAGTAAGTAAAAACGAACAAATCAATCATTACAGTTAGAAAAGTTAATAGAATCCGTTAATGCGCTAACATCTGGCCGGCCTGATCCGTGTTGATGTGGCACATTAACGGAGGGGTGTCAAATTTTCTAACGACAATGActaatttgttctttttgcttgCCTTATTGagtgattaatcactttttaaaactcaagAAACTATTTGTCATAACCTCAAACCACAAGgactaaaaatgtatttatctctttttttttaaaaaaaaaaaaatgactgacTAGGGGTTGGTTGGAACTGCcgcatcaataatattataatatagttgtgggataaaaatgtagtttcgaACATTACTcgtaatcatatatatatatatatatatataaaataaatgagtaatgttagaaactacatttttatcccataaaCATTCTACAATACGAACGTGGCAGAGCCAACCAACTATTAATTAGATcagtatttattaaaaatatatatataaaaattgattaGTACTGACACGTCGACATTCTACTTTTTAGTAAACAGTTTGCATGtggttgaaaattttaaatttcctCTTAATTGTAACCTTGCTGAAGTGCTTTGGTTTGAATGACCAAAACGTGTTTTATGTTCATTTGATTTATAGCACTTTTACATGTATGTCTGTACACCTCATGATAATTTTACAAAAACACAGAAATTCCATCTTACATTTGAATGCGAAAATAAATATGATGCGGTAGAATATACACAATTAGACAGGGACGGAGCCAAACATTTGGTTGGGAGGGGgtcaaagtaaaaataaattaaaatatgtagccaaagtataaatacaaaatatatggaTTTTGTATCTCTTTATCGTTAAGTTTTTACCAAATTCGCAGCACTCAAGAACGAACCTCCAAAAACATATGCTGAGAAATTTGCTCATCTGTTTTCAGCCTGCACCCAtactttaattcatttttatttcttcataAATTATAGATCGCTTCACAAAGAATCAATTGACACAAATAAGCTCTAAAATGTTTACTCTTCCACACTTTAACAACAAAAATTGGCTAAAATTTCTAACTGGTAGCTTAAATTAAGATTATATATACCAACATGGGATCTTATTAGGGCCACCGGTCCAACATATACCAAATCTGCTCCCTAATTAACTTGACACGTAAGATTAAATTAACCTTAATTCTCTCAATAAAACTACATATAATTTAATAAGACATATGATTGGGCCAAATAAAACTTTTCTTGCACTACATACGTTTGTAGTACCAAGCTACCAGCATCATATATAGTAAactcaagaatatatataatctttatttttactaCAATGTGCCAGCTTGTTTCCATTTTTGGCCAATTTATAGATGTTATATAAAAACGAACGTCCTTACAAATtaagaaccaatttttttttttcaactgaaCTGGGGGGtgggccatggcccctaccggCCACCCTCCAGTTCGGTCTCTGCAATtagatataacaaaataaaatctataaaataattataatctaTTTCAGGTGAAAATTGACAAATCAAGCACCATGTACCTCAACCTTTATTTCTTACACATAAAAGACTAGGACCATTAGAAAAAGGTTTGCCGAACGTGACCAAAACATAATTCAGTGCCATCACACCCACTTTTCTATccattttcctctttctttttattttttcacaattttctaattaagaaaaaatattattcgatttttctaaatattttgaaatttcagTGGGAATACCGTGAACCCCAATTTTCATAGTAGTCATGGTGGGTTGCTCTGTTTTTGCGTTATGGACAAACGTAGCCCAATTAACTGGGGCCCATTCATGGCATTTTTGAGGCCCAAATGAGCTTGAACCAGTAAGTCTGATATCTCTGTTGAGCGTACCGTCCCACATcgaaaatttacaaaagaaataagCAATTTAACTAGCGAGGCTTTCCCATAACTGGGTACGACCTTACTTGAACAGGATCTGTTCTATAGGCTCGTACATCTGTATCCTTGATCACTAAGGAGACAGGAACCCAAGTCTGGAGGATGAATTACGGCCGCGTGATCAGAGCGTGAGTAACAGCTACATGATCTTCGGATCACTGCGGCAGTAGAGGATCGTTCCCAACCTGTTCACCCAGGGCGGGATGGTCACGCGGTTGTCTGACAGACTTctttccaacattttttttctccatatttCAATCTTCTGCTCTGTTTACTGCAATTATCGACAGCTGAACTCCATAATTAATCTGATATTTTTAGGCATATTTACCACTACTATCTCTTTAGATTAAGCTCTCGATGAAGCATTTTGCAGCCTGcactcatcttcttcttcacttttattCTTTTAGAGAAGTGTACTCATTCTGCTGAAGATTCTTACTGCAATTTGTCATAACCACTATGGTTGTATTGTTAACGTTTTATCTCTAATAAGCCCTCAATGTGATCCAGTTTTTGGTGAAGCCTTTATTGCTAGACTTGCAGCCTCATTGGCAGTCTCTCAACCTTAGAGATTTTTGCTTGGAAGGTGATTCTATTGCAGTGATCTTGGCTTTGCACAACCCCACAGATTCTTGACCAGAGGATTGCAGATTTAATCACCGGCTCAGTTTCAATTATCTTGTCCTCTTCTATTTGGAAGGCTCAAAAAATTCacagaagtgcaaacttctgcgTTCACTACGTGGCTTATTGGGCCACGGCTAGAGTTTATTCTGGCTACATTCCCGCTTATTTCTCCCCTCCTTCTCTCTTTTCCCATCTGTAGTGGCAGAAATCCGCCTTCCCCTCTTTGATGTGGGTCTTTTTGCCTGCCAATTACTTGTATGtctcattctttttttaatgaaatcttcttaccaaaaaaaataaataaatcattccTTTTGCATTTTCTATGGTagaaatttgattatttaatgATACATATCAAAATCCGAGCATGAATggtcttcaaaaaaaaaaaaaaaaaaaatgctacgaAATGAGCGGTGAAAAACTAGACATGATCGATGAAATGGAAATACTACATCATGAATGGTCTTTGAGAAGATAGTTTAGTGGCTAACGTAATAAGTGTTACGTGAACTATtacataaaataatgaaaattctCTTATATACCCATCTTAGGAGTATCATGAATGGTCTTCCAGAGATAACTAATGTAATACGTGTCGTGTTGACTATAACGTTAGTATGTAAGAAAATTACATTCACAAACATTTCTTTATCCCATCCTtatctacgtggaccaataatgtgtgAGATAGTAGAGAGTGTAgtgaaaccctaatttttttaacaacattattggtccacgtaaaCAAGAGTAAGATAAGAATAAGATGAGAGTAtacaaccaaacatttctctttctgCAAAATTGGTGACCGTGAAAGACTAGACATGTGCTCCATAACTATTTCAGCTTTGAATTTTCTGTGTCTACAGTATTTGTACTCATTAGGAACTTCTTGTGGGGGATAAAAATTCATACTTTGCCCACATTTGTATGCATCTCTTACGCCCACATATTGGATTCTAGAATGTACGATGGTGGGCTCTGATGCCCAGAATACAAACAACAGACAGCTCACGGGAACAACATAGCCTAGCTCACGAGTCACAAGAAAGACCTTCAATCATACATTATAGCCTCCAAGCAATGCATGACACCACATGCACTTGCAGCAATCCACCTGCCAATTGTTGCATATAAGAATTAGGCCTCGGTCGATCGATCGGTCTCCCTCCACCCAAGGAAAAAATGAGACCCTATTggcttctcttcctcttcctcttcctcttcctcttcgcCACCACTAGTACTCTCCCCACTTCCCAATCTTCCCCACCAGTGAAAAAGCCAGACAACAACACCATATACAGAGTTTCCAAGCAACTCTGCTGGGGCTGCGCTGGAGAGTCTCTACAATTCTTGTTTGCCCACAACATGGTCAGGGCATACAAGTGGGAGCTACCATTGACGTGGGATTCCCAGCTTGAAAATTATGCGAGATGGTGGGCTGGCCAGAGAAAAGCCGACTGCAAGGCGCAACATTCTTTCCCGGAATACGGTTTCAAGCTTGGAGAGAACATATACTGGGGCAGTGGCTCTACATGGACTCCGGCTGATGCCGTGAATGCATGGGCTGGTGAAGAGAAGTACTATGCCTACTCGACAAACTCCTGCCAGGCTGGTAAAATCTGCGGCCACTACACGCAGATTGTTTGGAAGAATACAAGGAGGATCGGCTGCGCTCGTGTTGTGTGTGACAGTGGAGATGTGTTCATGACATGTAATTACGACCCGGTCGGTAATTATGTCGGCGAGCGGCCTTATTGAAACCAGTTTGGCTTGCCTCCGGCACGGACGTTCCATACTCAGTAACAGGAGATGTTATGTCATGTTATTAAATAAAGGATGCAAGCCAAAATTCCATTGAAATTGGGTTTCGGGTGCTCTGTTTATGACATAAATATAATGATTTGTTTACATTAGGATAACTGTACAAGGTTGCTAGATTGGTGCTTATGTTTGTGGGATGTGTGGCCATGGATGGATCATAGTGTTTGATACTGTAAAAATGTAAGACAAAAGTTATTAGAGGGGGGCTTAGCCTATGAATTAAGCCTGAATAAATAAAGGAAGCCTTCTCATATTATTAGTGGGGGCTTAGCCTGTGGTTGTCTGTGTGTGTATTTtgggaatgaaatatgcaaagtAAGTTCTTGGATCTTCTGTTGTTCAGGCAATCATTGCAACATTCTGTGGCAATCTGGCTCAAAGCAACTTGTGGTATTGTGCCATAGAAGTTGTGCCTCAAACATTATTGTTCTGTGATGAAAAATTATTGCCCATCAAGTTATATATTAAGGTATAGATGAATTGATTATGTATCTcgatagaatattaattaaatgattaaatttatatttttctattaattattCTATTGGACTAACATGGTAGTGTCCATCaactttctttgaatttttttttttttttttttttttttaacaatgaataATCTAAGAGCTAATTCATACTGTCACGTCAGCCTAATGAGATGTGATTGGGGTTTTTGGCATTACTTTATTTGGAGCTAATATTTATAAACTAATTGGCACCTAAAATTTATAGGTTTCTTCTTTATTCAATTATTTGAATCAAACCCAAATTTTCATTTGCTTGTACAAACAGAAACCTGCAAACCTTCTTGTTTATGAACATGAAAAAGTATAGTTGTCAATTATAACCTATGCCAAAGGAAATAACACTCAAAAAACGTAgagtaaaaaattaacaaaaaaatcactGATTTATCTATTAAATTATTTGTTCTTCCTTGAAGCTTTCATTTTTAGTATATGATAGCATCGATCTCAAATCCTAGAACAATGACAAATGATTTTACCAACTTAGCTAACTAGTAACTACTTTAGGGAACAAAATCTTGATCCCAAATAGTATACGGGTCTTACGGGGAGATAGAAATTCTCGATAATTTTTCTGTtcaaattgctagtaattttAGTAGCAACAGcaaattaaaaaagcttttaTGGAGCCCACTTATCCGAGTAGGCGAGCAGGCCACGCTTGCATGCTCAGATAGGTAAGTCCCGTAAAAGCTCTCTCACATTTATTGTCCATATTACTAGTAACTCGATGAGCAAATTGCTAAGAATTCAAATCCCTTATGTAGAACCTAGTTGGGAACTAAAAGAACCTTCAATTGGACTTCATCTAGGAACGAGAATCTCTTATAATTGAAGGTATTCGGGCAACCCATAGAGATGAAAGTTGTAGGGCTCATCAACCACAGGTAACTCATATTGTAAAGCCTACTTGCTACCACCTACCCAGAATAGATGGGACCTACAACCTCCCTTTGTGGAGGCCTTAATTGCTTGCAATTTGAGTACCTCAATCGTAAGAGATTATATTCTGCATAAGGATCATTTGCAATTGTTTGTCCGAATTACAATTTGGAAACCCTACAGAAAAGGCAGGTGCAAAGCTTACCAACTCGGGTAGATGGGTCATACACTGTGAGATTGCCTGAATTGCACGTAATTCAAACAACTAATAGTAGAGAATTCTCATCCGAATTTTCAATAATTTGCTGTCTGAATTGCTTATAATCTAAACAGCAAATATGAGAGAGCCTTTATAGTACCTACCTGTCCCAACAAGCAGACGGTTGCCCGAGACTTATTCGAAAAGATGACGcccgtaaaatattttctgacatTTATtgtctaaaataacaaaattgttTGAATGTCTATCCAATAGCCTATAAAACCCCATGTTAGGATAGCGGGCTCCCCAATTCAAAGACTCCTAAATAGACCCGTTTCTAAAACGAAAAGCCCAGACCCTTCTGGAAATTGATCCAATCAAAGTAAGCGTTCACATCCCGAACCAACAAAACCAATAAGTTGGCTTTTATTCTTAACCAACCCGAACTCGGACTCTCAAAACGAAACAAACAAAAGCCTCAGAGAATTCCTTTTGCCTCACCATTCAAAACAGAGAAAGCTTGTGGTTTAAGGTTGTGTCAGGCAGACAGGCAGACAGCTATGGATTTTGAGCTGAGGAGGGCGAGAGAGAAGCTGGAGAAGGAGCAGAGGGAGAGGAAGGAGAAGGCGAAGGCAAAATTGGATAGAGAAAGGAAGGCCAAGGGAGAGGCCAAGAAGCAAAGAGAAGCCATTGAAGCTGCCCAGAGATCCAGACGGATCGATGCAGCCGAGGCCCAACTCAAGGTCCCTCTTTTTCACCTACCCATATAATCTGATCTAATCTAGAcccattttgttatttttgttgtcatttgtatttttatttttatttttggcttaATTTTTCATTGTAGTTAGCTTTATTACGTGAAGTAGCGGatgggttttctttgttttggagGTAATTCCATGATAGTTAGATTCCGTTTGTTTCTTGGCAAGGTGGGGTCCTAGAGAAAAGCTGTtgttataactttttttttagaaattccCTTGATTTTGATGATGGTGTTTTATGAAGCTTAGGAAGATTTATCATGTCTGTTCTattgggttttctttgttttggacGTAATTCCGTGATCGATGGGTTCCATCTGTTTCTTGGGAAAGTGGAGTCCTAGATAAAATTTgggttctttttatttttgtagggATTCCATTATTTTGATGATGCTTCTTATGGAGCTTAGGAAGATTTACCAGGTCTGTTTTATTACGTTTGGAATAGGAAAGCGTTTGTTTCCATTGGAAGTTTAATATACTTTAAGGTGAAGTCTTTCCTGATATGAATTAACTGTTGAAACAGAGGAAGCCTTGGGAAATCTGAGACATCAGAATTAAATTCGTTGTCCTGTGTTCTTGTGTATGTGTATTAATATAATGATGTGCTGTGTAGTAGGCAAAATATTTGTAACATGAActgaatttatattgttcatATGCTTTTAATGAAGACTGTAATGCCATCTTTTTCTTATAAATGCTGAGCCAGCCTTTTAATTTCTGGATGCTTACTGTCAAAATAAGCTTGcctcatcttttcttttttttggatgaattaaaacttttataaccCAAACTCACAGATACAACTCTCCAGTAAACACTGGATCCAACATCCTAGAAAGGGACAAACCCCCCAAAAAGGATAGACAAGCACAACTACTAAAAGCAAACAACAACTAAACacccaaacccaaacaaaatccACACAAACAGGGAGACAATCGACAGAGGCCCTCCCGAGAAAATGCAGAAATACAAACAGACACTGCAGAATCTATCCTCCACAAAACCAAGCTAACAAACACAGCCAGAAAATCTTCCAGTTCAGTTCTCTCCAAGCTCGTCTACATTGGACCCATCAATTATGAGGAAATTTAGCAAGAATTCTCGCCTTGACTTCCCATCTGATTCTAGAGAGTTCTTCCTCAGTCTTGGGTGTTCTACCGTGAAGCAaagaatttattttgttttgataagtaaatagagttttattgaaagcgtaaggtgcccctaagtacactggaagtatacacaaggataCGCCTAAGAAGGCAgagaaaaatgaacaagaaaatcataataGCTAATCGACAAGGGTGACAAAAAGGCCATTGTCCAAATATACAACATATGAAGGAACGAGGCAACAATATCCTCCAATGAATTCTCTATGTCttcgaaacacctaagatttctctccttccaaacacaccaaagaatgcaaattggcaccatcttccaaaccgcAGCACTCCTTGGCCTTCCAGCCTTCCACCAACAAGTAAATAATTTCTTTGCAGCCACAGATTATAAATCGTAGCAGCAAAGCAAAGTTTTCGGGCTGTACTATACGAACCTTTCCCCTTCATACTCGTAGAGCTCCATTTCTCAATCAGCTCCCAATCAATTGGAGGATCCACCACCTTACAATCAGCCATAATGGATCTCCAAATCCTCCTACTAAAGCTACACTCAAAGAAGAGATGAGCTAAACTTTCCTATTTGAACCGACAGAAAAGGCAAAGACTATCTTTAGTGTAGCCCCAGCTACACAGCTTCTCTCTAGTAGTAATAGCATCTTGAAAAGCAAGCCAAAGGAAAAAAGCATGCTTAGGAATGGCTGTTGAGAACCAAACTACATCATGCCACTCCACTACCGGTTTTTTTTCCCTTAACTCTTCCAAAGTTTCTGCACAAGAAAAAGCCCCACCCTTAGTACCCCAAATCGGTTGATCCACCTCTCCAATAAGAACCTCAGGTAAACGGCTTTGAATCTCCACAAGTGCCTCAGATCTTGCATTTGGCCAAAACCAGGAGCCTCCTCTAATAATTGATGACAATTTTGGACCAATAGAATGCCCTGCATCATACATAGGTCTATAGCTGAATTTATCAATCAAACAGCCAAGTGGATGCCAGTTATCATaccaaagaaaaatgttatggCCATCTCCAGCTTCAAACTTAACAAATTTCTTAGCAATACCCCTGAGTTGCAGGATTTTTTTCCAGCTCCAAGAGCAATGTTGGGGAATGGAAACCTGCCAGAAACTCCTCCCTTTCAGCCAGTTCTCTTGGATCCAAGCAACCCACAGAGACCCTGACCTAGAGAAAAAATTCCAGATATGATTGTGCATGGAAACCTGATTCCAAATAGCCAATCTCTTAATCCCTAAGCTCCCTTCTTTCTTAGGCATACAAATTTTTCCTAAGCCACCTTTGCTTTAGCCTTCTCATCCTTCCCATTCCACAAAAATCTGttgaatttttgttcaatcAATCGAATTATCTTCTTGGGGATACTAAAAATTCTAGACCAGAAAATTTGAAGGCTAAACAAGACAGATGAAAGGAGCTGCAATCTGCCAGCAAAGGAGAGGTGTTTAGTGAGCCATGTAAGCTTGGCTCATCTTGTTGAGATAGGGTTTGCTTATTTGTATACATCATTCTTACAACTTATACTGTCCCTTTAATTTGTGGTCCTGTAATTGTTAAAGATCAATTCAATCTTCTGCATGGATGATGATCAAATAACTTTTGCTGGCTTTTCTGCATTAAAAATTTTCCTTGTCCTTTGAAATATCTTATAGCATGTGATACTCATGTTGTCTAATATACAGAAGCAGATGTGAcccttttatattttcttttcaggtTGATCAACAAATGCAAGAAAGTGTCCTTGCTGGGAGAGGAATCATATTTTACCGTGTACTGGAAGGTGTACCTTATCAAAGTGTTGGTGATAAGATCAAA
Protein-coding regions in this window:
- the LOC133861825 gene encoding pathogenesis-related protein PR-1-like → MRPYWLLFLFLFLFLFATTSTLPTSQSSPPVKKPDNNTIYRVSKQLCWGCAGESLQFLFAHNMVRAYKWELPLTWDSQLENYARWWAGQRKADCKAQHSFPEYGFKLGENIYWGSGSTWTPADAVNAWAGEEKYYAYSTNSCQAGKICGHYTQIVWKNTRRIGCARVVCDSGDVFMTCNYDPVGNYVGERPY